GCGCCATACCCCGTCCGTGGTGACTATAGGAAAGAACAACCAATTTCATGCATTTTCTCCTTCTTAATCCAACGCCACAATAGATCGGCACAAAACTTTACCGCGCTCTGACAGAGAATCGTAAATCGCGCGGGGCATCTCGCCATCTCGGCCGGGTCGGCGAAACCAGGGCGCGTAATAGCCCACACTCGTCATAATACGCACATCCCGAGACATATTGGGCGTCCCCCCGTGCCAGCAGCGCACATCTCGAAAAATCGCCGACTTGCTCGGCGCGCAAGCCACGGAATGCTTCATCCAATCGGGTTCATCCTCCAGACTGGGAATCGGCTGGCGCGAGCGATGGGTGCCGCGGATAAATCGCGTAGCCCCATTCTCCACACTAAAATCAATCATCGGAAAATTGACCACAATAAACGGCACCGGAACATCCATAATCGTCACCCGCTGCTCGGGATCATTGATCAAATCGGGCATATCGCGGTGGAGATGCTGGATTTTTGCACCCGGCAGCGAATAATCGCCGCCAGCACCACTGCACACAAACTGATTACTATTGAAAATAACTTCAATAATAGGTAGAATAGTAGGCAGATCAACCAGCATCGCCCATTCGGGGTGATGGATCTGCGAACCAAACGAATAACGCGCAAACCCCCTATTCGCCTTCTCCAGCGGAACCGCGCTCGTCTGTTCTGCAACAACGCGATGCGCGCCCTCCATAAGAAAAGCGAACTGATCATCGGTCAGCGCATCCGTCACAACCGCAAGCCCATCGCGATGAAAAACAGCGGCAGCGCGGTCAACTTCTGACGGTTCAATAAGTTCGAGGTCGAGCATAAGATCTCCAAAGGAGGTTGTTGTGGTTGAAAAAAAAGAAAACCTGCAAGATACGTACACGCCTGGTGAATACGACCCCGCGCTCTACAAATACGCCCACATCGCCGAATCTGTTGACGGCTTTGAAAACGTGAGCGACGAACACATCGCGCAATTTCACGCACAGGGCTTTTTGCCAATACAGAGCGCGTATTCCAGCGCACAGGTCAACGACGGCATGGCCGCAGTAAAAGAATTAATCGCGGGACAAAACCGCGAGTTCCGGGGTGTACAATTCGAGCGCGGACGCGACAAACAGGTCAAACGATCAGAGGGTCACGCGCGCGAACTACTCGTGCGAAAACTCACCCGATTTGTCGGATTCGACCCGCGACTGAACGCATTTGGCGAAGACCCCCAACTGATAGATATCTTAACCCGCATCATGGGGGAACCGCCCAAATTATTTGCCAACCAGGCCATGTTAAAACCGCCCGGCATTGGACGCGAAAAACCCTGGCACCAGGACCACGCCTACTTTAACGTGCCCATGCACACCTGCATCGTCAGCGCGTGGGTTGCCCTCGATCCCGCGGATCCCGAAAATGGATGCATGCACGTCATCCCCCAAAGCCATCGAGCAGGTCCCGTCATACATTTCAAAAGACGCGACTGGCAAATCTGCGACACCGATGTTGTCCGCAACCACATCACCGCCGTCGCCCTGCAACCCGGTGGCGTACTACTCTGGCACGGGCGATTGCACCACGGCTCCCCGGAGAATCGATCAAACCGCCGTCGCCGCGCCCTGCAACTGCATTACATCCCCGGATCCATAGAGGAAATTTCTTCAGAAGAACGCCTCGCCATCTATGGCAACGAAGGCAAGGACGTGACGTGTTAGACCTGTGTCATCGAATCCTCGTCGCATCTTCCCTGGGACATATCGCCTCGCCTCCGGCAATGGCGACGCGCATCGCATCGAGACCATCTTCGTGCGTAACGCTAAATGGCGCATCGTCGATACACTGCGTAATAAAATAATCGAGCTCATTCTTATACGACTCGCCAAAACGGGTGATAAACACGGGCACATCGGAGCCATAATCCCGCAAAGGGAGGGATTCTTTGTAAATCACACCATCAGGACCATACGCCTCCACCTCAACCCTGTGCGGATCCTCCTGAAAATGCCCCACGTGAATCACCCCGCCATCGCCATAAATCCAGGTCGCATTGCGATATCCCGCAACGTGATTGCGACTGACCATAACCTGACCAATTAAGCGACCGGGAAACCACATCTGTAAAAAAGCATCGTCGTAATCCTCTTCAACAGTACTGATAGTACAATTGTAAAGATTGGACCCAAACGCGGCCACATATTCGGGCATGGAACCGCCGAGCAACCAGAGAATCTCATCGCAATTGTGAACAGCCATATCGGTAAGCAAGCCCGCGCTATTATAACCATCTGGCGGTGGAATAGGGTCCTCCAGAACCGAAACAATCTTGAAAACATTGCCGATGGCGTTTTGTTCCAACAACGCTTTTGCCCTCAACAACGGCGCGTCAAACCGGCGCATAAAAGCCAGCATCAGCGCGTTTTTCCGCCTAGGATCCCGATTCAAATCGGCAACAAAAGCCTCGGCGGACGCGAGCGAATGGGTCAGCGGCTTCTCCAAAAGCACGCGACAACCCGCATCAACAAGTACTCGCGCATCGCGTTCGTGATCTTCTGTGCGTGACGCAACAAGCGCGGCATCGATCAAATCCGACGCTACAAGATCAGACACATCGTTAAACGCGTGAATCTCCGTCGCCTGATCTGCCTGAAGCTCTGCAGCCACGCGACTGGCCGTATCGCCATAAGTATCGGACACAGCGACGAGTTCGCACACACCCGTTTCCCGGGCGAGTTCTTGAACATGCCGGGCGTGAAAGACGCCAATGCGCCCAACACCGACCACGGCCATGCGGATGGGTTTATTCATAGAAAATTCCTCTATTACAAATTATGCGGAAATTTGAACGACCTCTCCCGTCTCAACACTATGGCTAATCGCCTCTAAAACGCGCATATTCTCATAGGCATCCTCAAGACTCGAGTGAGGCTGTATATCGGCTTGCAGCGACTGTGCCCAATGCTGCATCTCTTCGAGATAGCCGGGACGCCCGACGCTGTGAAATGCGGTATTGAGATCCCATTCTTCGGTAGGCGTATCGGCGTACCCACCGCCAGAATCGAGCCATGTCGGAACGCGGTAACGGCGCAACTTGCGCGTCTCAAACACCTGAATTGCCTGACTATTCGTACCCTTGACAAAAATCATCGCCTCCAAAACCGGACCCGTGCCGAGTGTCATCGTACCGATGCCACCATTCTCATAACGCAAATTAACGGATATTGACACCGTACCAGACGCACCATCAACAGAACCCAGCGCAAAAACCTCGCTGACCTGCCCCATAAAAAAACGCATGCAATCGGTAGGATGGATAACCTGATCAATCATAAAGGGCCACGCAAAAGGCGATCCCATCTCCTGTAACCGAGGACCAGGCGCCATGTAGCGGGTATGGTATTGACAAGCATTGCCGAACGCCTCATCGTCCATCAACTCCCTGGCAATCTGATGTGCGGGGGCATGCCGCCACATTGTGCCCACCATCCCTGTTTTACCGGTAGCAACTGAGGCATCGACCAGCATCTTCGCACCCTCAGAGGTAGTCGCGGGCGGCTTCTCGGTATAGATATGATAACCTCGCTGAAGACACGCAATGCCGATATCCCGATGTAATTTGTCCTCTGGCCTGCCCACAACGGCAACAGCGTGGAGATCTTCATGCTTGAACATCTCGTCGTAATCGGTATAATAGCGGAGTGCGCCGAACCTGCGCGCATTTGATCTCGCCTTCTCCTCGACGAGATCGCAAGTAGCGACAAATTCAAACTCCGGCACCAGCGGTATGCACCGTTGCAATTGCGACGACATATTACCACAGCCAATAAATGCCACTCGGATTTTGTCCATGATATATTCTCCGTGAAATCTATCGTTCAAAATATTCTATTGAATGTGAATGAATAGCCATCCATGACCTCTGTCAACCTCATTCTGGAGGTAAAAAATGAAAGTAGCAGCAATATTTGGTGAACGCAAAGGCGGCGTAATAGACGTACCAGATCCAAAGCCAAAAGACAACTGGGTACTGGTAAAAATTCACGCCGCGCCGATGTGTACAGAATACAAGGGATTTACAGGCGGCAGAAAAACCACCTCTCTGGGACACGAAGCAGCCGGCGAAGTCGTTGAAATCGCCCAACCCGGGCGCGTATCAGTCGGCGACCGCGTAGCCGTCATGCCCCAATATCCGTGTGGTACATGCCCATTGTGTGTCAGCGGCGATTACATCCACTGTCAACAAAGCGCCAACTTCGCCGAATTCACGGGCGGAGAAGAAGGCCGAGCCACCATGGCACAATACCTCTTAAAACCCGACTGGCTACTCCCAAAAATTCCCGACGACGTCTCTTATGAACACGGCGGAATGGCCTGCTGCGGTCTGGGACCCACATTCGGCGCAATACAGCGCATGCAAGTAAATGCCTATGACACCTTCATGGTCACCGGCCTTGGTCCCGTGGGACTTGGAGGCGTCATCAACGGCAAACACCTGGGCGCGCGCGTAATAGCCGTAGATATCAACCCCTATCGGCGCGAAAAAGCACTCGAACTGGGCGCAGACGAAGCAATCGATCCCCTCGAAGAAAACGCCCTGCAACAAATAATAGACCTCACCAACGGCATTGGTGTAGATGCCGCCGTAGATTGCTCGGGCGCCGTATCTGCACACCGGTTGTGCATCGACGCGGCGAGACGGCGTGGGCAGGTGGCATTCGTGGGCGAATGCGGAGAAGAAACCCCCTTGCGAATCAGCCAGGACATGATCCGAAAAGGCATCACACTCGTCGGCTCATGGCATTACAACTTAAAAGACGTACCAAAACTCATGCAAGTCGTCCGCGCAAACACAGACAAATTGGATCGGATGATCTCACACACATTCTCACTCGAAGACATACAAAAAGCCTGGGAATTGCAAACCACAGGCGCGTGTGCAAAAGTCGTATTGAAACCGTGGGCGTGAAGGAGGAAGAACTCAATGCTTAAATGTGCAATAATCGGCGTAAGCGGCGGACGCGCGCGGGGATTGGCAGAAGCGTATCAACACATAACGCACGGCAAACTCGCTGCAATCTCCACCCGAACAGAAGAAAACCTGCACGCATTTGGCGATACGTTTGACGTCGATACGCGATATTTAGACTATCGGGAAATGTTTGAAAAAGAACAACCGGACCTGGTACACGTAAATACCCCGCCCAGTGTGCGACTGGAAGTATTCGAAGCCGCGGAAAACGCCGGAGTACCCGCTGTCCTCGTGGAAAAACCCATAGCAATTCAAGGAGAAGACTGGCGCGCAATCAAAAACTTTACAACAACCGCAAAAACCAAAATCGCGGTAAATCACCAGCTACACTTTCACCCGCGCAGACAGCATTTGCAAAATATCGTACAGGAAGGAAAAATCGGCGACATCCGATTTATCGAAGCGAGCTGCGGCATGAACCTGGCGTATCAGGGCACCCATGCACTGCAAGCCATCGCCGCCTTTCATCCAGACGGCATCCCCACAAAAGTAATGGGACAAACCTCTGGCACAGACGGCCTGGAAGACACGCCCAAAAAACATTTCGCGCCCGACCAGTGCATCGGAGCAATAGAATACGCCGATGGCCTACGCGCCCAACTCATCTCGGGACCATTTGCCCCCCGCGTAACAAATGAAGACCGCACCAATGTCCACAAGCGCATCGCCGCCTATGGCACGCGGGGATATGTACACTGGACCATGTGGTCGTGGGAAACAGGTATCGATGGCCACATTGAGCGGGGCACGCACGAATACCCGGACGAAGACATACTCGGACAAGCCGCCATGACAGACGCCATGCTACAATGGATAGAAAACGACACAAAGATCCATCCCCTGAACCTGGACCTCGCCTTGCGCGACTTCAATATCATCCTGGGAATCTACACAAGCGCACTGGAACATCGGCCCGTAGAACTGCCCTTCAACCCAGCGGATAATCTGATAGATGCCTTGAGAACACGCCTTTAGAACTTCTCAATCCCAGATATAGTCCGTCGCGCCTTCTTCACACGCAAAAGCCGACCCGATCATCGTATTCAAATCGCCTTGCGGACGATAATCAATCAAACTCTTGGCCTTGCCAATGGCATGGTCATACATGTACTGGAGGGGAACTCTGACCTCAAGCGGCTCAACCCCTCTTCTTTCTCCAATCAACCGCGCCCCTTCGGTAAAAGGAAATGGCTCTGGCGCGCCGGCATTGAACGACTCGCCCAGCGCCGCGCCGGAGTTCAGCGCACAAACCAGACAATGGGCAATATCGCGGGCATCCTGCGGTTGATAAAGCCAGGGGCGTCCATCCTCATCCGTAATACTACACGGTTGCTGCGGAGACGCCGCCTTCGCTTCAATATCGTGCCACAGTTCCGTCCCATCGGCCATATAGAGTTCCGTACCGGGTCTTTCCTGGCTTTTCTTCAACAAATTGACCACGCGCGCAACGCTAAACTGATTCAAAATCTTGGTCCCGGACAAAACGTGACTCGGACGCACAATAGAATAGCGTAAACCCGTCTCTCGATTCGCGCGTTCTGCCATCACCTCGCCAAAATACTTGGACATAGAATACTCGCCATCCGGCCGTTTGGGATGCAATTCATCCACCGGATGATAAGCACACGGAACATTTTCGCCATTATTGGGAAACACACCCGAAGAACTGGTATAAACATAGCGTTCGAGACGATCGGCAACGCCCTCACACGCGCGTGTAACCTGGATATTGATCTGATTATTGAGCTCAAAATGCGGACCGACGAGATTGGCGGTATGAATAACCGCATCCACGCCCTCGACGGCATCTTTAACATAAGATAAATCCGTCAAATCCCCCTCGCGCAACTCAATATCGACACCATCGAGACGGCTGCGCGCGGGATCGTCGGAAAGAATGGTCCCACGAACTTCACAATTCTGGTCGAGCAACTGGCGCACCAGCCGGCAACCGACCTGTCCGGCGGCACCTGTAACGAGAACCTTCATAAAATCTCCTTTTGATTTTTTGATCTACTACATAGAACCCCTTGTTTGATACGCATCTGCCCTTGCTTGCCGCGCCGTCTGTTTGTTCTTTTGCCAATATGCATCAACGGGCTTATCGCGCGTCTGGGGTGGCGTCCTGAACGTAAGCGTATAAGCCCTCCGCGGAACATCTGTGCGATTTGGCTCTGCGTAGTGAAGCATATAACACGCGTGAAGCGAAGCCCCACCAGCCGCAACAGGGCAAGGAACCGCCCGCGCGGCATACTGTTCGGGATCATCGACCTCAAGACCGTGAATGCGCGGATCCCGGTTAATACTGTGATGCGGCAAAACATCGAGCTTGTGGCTACCCGGAATAAACTGCAAACAGCCGGATTCCACCGTCGCATCGTCCAGCGGCATCCAAAAATTTACACCTTTGTACGCCATAGTAGGATCGTGATACGCCTGATCCTGATGCCATGGCGTTGGCGCACCAATACGCGGCGGCTTGTAAATCATGTGTTCGCCATTCCTATCGAGCATATCAGAACCCAGCAACTGCCGCGCAATCGCCCGCGCATTAGCCAGATAGAGCGTATCCTTCAACTCGGGCGCAAAACGGCTGGGACCGAGCATTTGCGGAAGGCGTGGTTGATCATCCTCATCTGTACCCGCCAGATCAAACTGACTCCCCTGATCCCAACCCGTGCGATCCGAAAAAAGCCGATCGTAAATTTTCCGAAGCTGTTCCACCTCCTCCTCCGTCGTAATCGCATTGAGAACGAGGAACCCATCCTCGTGAAATGAATGGACTTGTTCCTGTGAAAGAGAAATTGTTGGCTCTATCATCTACGGCCTCCTCGCTATTGTTTGTGCGATGCAGAATAATGTCAACAGGCCAATCCGTCAAGAGGTTCTGATTATCAGCGCGGAACACTTGCTAAGAAACAATTTTAAAGGTAAATTATCCCCTGAACGAACCAAAACAGAAAAGGAACATATATGCGCATCCTGTACCTCGATCTCGACGCCTTAAATCCCACACACCTGGGCTGTTACGGATATCACCGCAACACATCGCCAACAATTGACAAAATAGCAGCCGAAGGCATTCGATTTAATCAAGTTTACACAACAGACGCACCCTGCTTGCCGTCGCGCACCGCATTTTACTCCGGGCAATTCGGCATTCATTCGGGCGTCGTAGGACACGGCGGCACCGCATCAGAGCGGCGAATAAATGGACCAAACCGCGGATTTCGAGATCGACTGGCAAACGAGGGACTGGCCGGATTCCTGCAGCGTCGAGGCTTAAAAACATCCATGATTAGCCCCTTTGGACAGCGGCATGCCGCGTGGCATTTTTACGCGGGCTTCAACGAAATACACAACACCGGCAAAGGCGGCATGGAATCAGCCGAAGAAGTAACACCCGTAGTCGAAAAATGGCTGAATGACAATGCCGCGGACGACAACTGGTTTTTGCACATCAACTACTGGGATGTACACACCCCCTATCGCGCGCCAGCAGAATACGGCGAACCCTTTGCCGATGATCCTCTCCCAGCCTGGCTAACACCCGAATTGCTGGAAGAACACAAAAAACTCGTCGGCCCCCACACCGCGCAGGACATCATGATGTGGAACGACCGTCCCGATCCCCGCTTTCCCCGGCACCCCGGGCGCCTGGACAACATGGACGACCTGCGGCGAATGATCGACGGATACGACACCGCAATCCGGTACGTAGATGATCAAATTGCCATCATTGTGGGCATATTGGAAGACAAAGGCGTACTGGACGACACCGCGATCATCATCAGCGCGGATCACGGCGAAAACATGGGCGAACTGGGCATATACGGCGAACACGGAACAGCCGATCAGGCGACCTGCCATATACCGATGATCGTAAAATGGCCCGGCGGGCAGTCTGGAATCACAGACGAGGGCCTGCATTACAATATTGATTTAGCGCCCACATTAGCCGATCTTTTAGGCGGGCAAAAACAGGCGTTGTGGGATGGCGAAAGTTACGCCCCTGTCATCACCGAAGGTACAGATGCCGGGCGCAGCGAATTGATCCTGAGCCAGTGCGCGCACGTATGCCAGCGGGCTGTCCGCTTTGACGACTGGATTTACATCCGCACCTATCACGATGGATATCGGCTCTACCCACGCGAACTGCTATTTAACCTATCAGACGACCCCTGGGAAATGCGCGACGTAGCGGCTGAAAATCCCGATATATGCCGAGAAGCTGCGTATCGCCTCATGAACTGGCACGACCACATGATGGAAACCATGCCGCGACCCTACGACAACGATCCCCTCTGGACAGTCATGCAAGAAGGTGGACCAATGCACACCTGGGGAGCTTTCGAAGACTATTGCGATCGCCTTGCAGAAACCGACCGTGCAGAAGGCGCGGTTTTACTGCGCAAAAAATTTGGAAACAAATACCGCCATCCATAAAAGTAAGGAGTAAACCATGCTCACCCAGAAACAAATTGCGTTTTATCACGAACACGGATATCTCGGTGTGGAGAACGTGCTCAGTGAAGACGAGGTCAATAACCTGCGTCGGATAACCGATGAATATGTGGAAAAATCGCGGGAGGTCACCGAACACACCGAAGTATTCGACCTCGAACCCGGACACACGCCCGAAAACCCAAAACTGAGACGCCTGAAAAGTCCGATCCTGCTCCATGAAGTATATCGCAAGACCCTGCATCACGAGAAAATTTTAGGCATCGTATCGCAATTGATCGGATATGGCCTGCGGTGCAATGGCAACAAGCTCAACATGAAACAACCCGGCTACGGCAGCCCGGTTGAGTGGCATCAGGACTGGGCATTTTATCCGCATAGCAACGACGATTTGCTCGCCGTGGGCATAGTGCTCGACGACATGACAGAAGAAAATGGCCCCTTGCTCGTCATTCCCGGCTCGCACAAAGGGCCAGTGTACGACCATCACCTCGACGGCCATTTCTGCGGCGCCGTAACCGACTCCACCTTTAGCGACAAAGGTGCCGTACCCGTAATGGTCAAAGCAGGCGGCATCACAATCCATCACGTACGCATGCTGCACGGATCAGTATCCAATACATCTGACAAACCCCGCCGACTGCTCCTATTTCAATACTGTGCGATCGACGCATATCCCCTATCGGGCCTGAACAACTGGGATTTGTTCAATGAAACAATCGTGCGCGGTGAACCGACCAACATCCCGCGCGTGGAAGCCGTACCCGTGCGGATGCCCTGGCCAGGCGCACTCCGAAGCGGATCCATTTACGAATCGCAAACCATAATAAAAGAATCGAAATTTACCCAAACACAATACAAATAACGAACGTCTCAATCCCGATAAGTAACAGCCGTGCCACTGGCACTGACCATAAGCATACTGCCCTCGCCAACCGTATCGTAGTCGAGATCCACGCCAATGACGGCATTGGCACCCATACCGCGTGCCTGTTCGACCATTTCCTCGATGGCGAGATCTTTGGCTCTGCGGAGTTCTGACTCATACGCGGCTGAACGCCCGCCGACAATATCGCGGAGACTCGCAAAAATATCTTTGAAAAAATTGGCACCCAAAATAGCTTCACCCGTCACAATGCCCTGATAGCTATCAATGGTTTTCCCTTCAATATTGGGGGTTGTCAACACGAGCATAAAAGCCTCCTTTTATATTGTTTTCTGATAATTTCATCGAAAAAATATCTCATTGTACACAATCAGGCAAGGTCTAAAACAACATTCAAAAAACAGGAGCTTTGACATGAACCACGTGAGTAAATCCATGCGGCAACAGTGGCAGGAGCAGGGATATTTACATCTCAAAAATGTAATCCCCAAAGACGAAGCAGCGGGTTATCTCGACGCGGCCAACGAAGTGATCGCGAAGTACGAAGCCAAATATCCCGAGGTTCTCGAAAAAGGCGTCTATACCATCATCCAAACGCTCTTCCGAACGAGTCGAATCGACGGATTAATGGACCACCCCAACTTATTTGGCACCATCCTCGACCTGATGGGACCTTATATCCAGATCATGGGATCGCAAATTTACGTACGCTATCCAAATGACAAAACCGATAACTTGATCGGCTGGCACACCGATGCTGGACGCTCACTGGCACAAATTAGGGTCACGCCAGACAGTCTGCCATTAAACTTCAAAATACAGTTCTTCCTCACCGATATACCACACGAAAATTGTGCGAACTTCTGTGTGGTACCCGGCAGCCATCGCCGCCCAATGCCCAAAGGGTCGCGCAATGAAACACCGCCCGGTGCAATACAACTCATTGCCGAAGCGGGAGATTGCGCGATCTTTCCAAATACCATGTGGCACGCGGTCGCACCAAATCACACAGACGTCGTGCGGCGCAGCATCACCTTCCGATATGGACAAATGTGGTGCAGACCTTACGATTACGAAAAATGTCCCGAAGAAGTACTATCCCGCATGACACCTCGCCGCCGTCGGTTAATGGGTGACCTGGGCGAAAACTATACAGCGACAGATTATTTCAAACCATCCGACCAGATAAAAGTCATCATGGATGGCCTGGACTTTAAGTGTCCCAATGCTTAACAGCCCATAAAACCAAAAGCCCCGGACAATCCGGGGTTTTTTTTATGTCCATACGACACTTTCGGGATACAAACTCGTCTTTTATTAAAACACGCGTGTATTGATTTCTCATGGAGCATTCGTGGAACAGATTGAAGACAGCGCGCTCATCGCTCAAATTCTGGACGGCGACCGCAAAGCATTCGCAATTCTGGTGCAACGCTATTCGCGATATGTGTATGCCCAAATTGCCCGATCCATACGATTGGTTGACGACGTAGAAGATCTGGTCCAAATCGTATTTATCAAAGCGTACGAAAATCTGCATCAACTTCGCAAACCCGACCGATTTAGACCCTGGTTACACAGCATCGTACGCAATGCGGTCAACTCCCATCATCGCCGTCGAGCCGTGCAATTGCGACTGGAAGAAACATTTTATCCAGAACCTGCAACGCACGCTGAAGAAGAAATCAAACATGTTGTGCGCGCCGCGCTTCACGTCCTATCGGCTGAACATCGCCAAGTAATCGCCCATCACTATTTCAAAGGGTATTCTTACGCGGAAACAGCCGACCTCCTGAACCTCACGGTAGAAACCGTGCGCGGGCGTCTGAGGCGTGCGCGTCTCAAATTGAAAGGAGAGCTACACAAAATGTCGGATATTCAAATGCAAACAACTGAACTGGACCGCGCGGACATGGACGCGCTCAAAAAAGTAATCGGTTTTGTAAGCGACGATGAAAAACGCCCGATCTTGCAGGGCGTATGTCTCGACACAGGCGGTCGCGCGACTGCAACCAATGGGCATATCATGATCATTCGCACCTTAAAAAGCCTC
This Gemmatimonadota bacterium DNA region includes the following protein-coding sequences:
- a CDS encoding heavy metal-binding domain-containing protein, producing the protein MLVLTTPNIEGKTIDSYQGIVTGEAILGANFFKDIFASLRDIVGGRSAAYESELRRAKDLAIEEMVEQARGMGANAVIGVDLDYDTVGEGSMLMVSASGTAVTYRD
- a CDS encoding phytanoyl-CoA dioxygenase family protein — translated: MNHVSKSMRQQWQEQGYLHLKNVIPKDEAAGYLDAANEVIAKYEAKYPEVLEKGVYTIIQTLFRTSRIDGLMDHPNLFGTILDLMGPYIQIMGSQIYVRYPNDKTDNLIGWHTDAGRSLAQIRVTPDSLPLNFKIQFFLTDIPHENCANFCVVPGSHRRPMPKGSRNETPPGAIQLIAEAGDCAIFPNTMWHAVAPNHTDVVRRSITFRYGQMWCRPYDYEKCPEEVLSRMTPRRRRLMGDLGENYTATDYFKPSDQIKVIMDGLDFKCPNA
- a CDS encoding sigma-70 family RNA polymerase sigma factor, whose product is MISHGAFVEQIEDSALIAQILDGDRKAFAILVQRYSRYVYAQIARSIRLVDDVEDLVQIVFIKAYENLHQLRKPDRFRPWLHSIVRNAVNSHHRRRAVQLRLEETFYPEPATHAEEEIKHVVRAALHVLSAEHRQVIAHHYFKGYSYAETADLLNLTVETVRGRLRRARLKLKGELHKMSDIQMQTTELDRADMDALKKVIGFVSDDEKRPILQGVCLDTGGRATATNGHIMIIRTLKSLSELAAPIVIGPWSDIQLPEHATLKIAETTAEIQSNGTTLQVPLIEGPYVKYEQVIPQETPTMRVFLSSTLLSHALNLLQDFMEARHPESDMWQYRPRVDLHLSPLTQTITFLTSRDTGYTREDNGKFQYLHDAKDDDSPGGVANWIFQVPLNAKFETPSEDTLRFAVNFAYLKQILHALDFEDSDEITMEFREQGKAIILRTPLNSEWLALLMPLRLKSKD